In Fusobacterium hwasookii, a single window of DNA contains:
- a CDS encoding D-alanyl-D-alanine carboxypeptidase family protein, which yields MYKKFKKIFLVMTILGILFTNAYSGEVREIQLIEDISAELLEESKEQEAVVTKQPVQQQIQEITEDKNVGAEQTKKEENKVVENKEENKQKEKIIKDETKELTEKVKEVQEDKNLAIEEPENPEKEKQKYEMIKYYSADGVEWELPDNFRAVIVGDTKGNVIFAKDADTMYPLASVTKMMSLMVTFDEINAGNISLSDNVRISKNPLKYGGSGIPLKADQIFILEDLIKASAVYSANNATYAIAEYVGNGSIFSFVAKMNRKLKEYGLENQIKYHTPAGLPTRVTKQPMDEGTARGIYKLSIEALKYKKYIEIAGIKSTKIYNGKISIRNRNHLIGENGIYGIKTGFHKEAKYNIAVASKFEDTDVIIVVMGGETYKTRDGIVLSVLDILNNNYTVKNGLIKRK from the coding sequence ATGTATAAGAAATTCAAAAAAATATTTTTAGTTATGACTATTTTAGGAATATTATTTACAAATGCTTATTCTGGTGAAGTTAGAGAAATACAATTAATAGAAGATATTTCAGCAGAGCTTTTAGAAGAAAGTAAAGAACAAGAAGCAGTAGTTACAAAACAACCAGTACAACAACAAATACAAGAAATTACAGAAGATAAAAATGTTGGTGCAGAACAAACAAAGAAAGAAGAAAATAAAGTTGTAGAGAATAAAGAAGAGAATAAACAAAAAGAAAAAATTATAAAAGATGAAACAAAAGAGCTTACTGAAAAAGTTAAGGAAGTTCAAGAGGATAAGAATTTAGCAATTGAAGAACCTGAAAATCCAGAAAAAGAGAAACAAAAGTATGAAATGATTAAATATTATTCTGCTGATGGTGTAGAATGGGAGCTACCAGATAATTTTAGAGCAGTTATAGTTGGTGATACAAAAGGAAATGTAATTTTTGCAAAAGATGCAGATACAATGTATCCACTTGCTTCTGTGACAAAGATGATGTCTTTAATGGTAACATTTGATGAAATTAATGCAGGAAATATTTCTTTAAGTGATAATGTAAGAATAAGTAAAAACCCTTTAAAATATGGTGGAAGTGGAATTCCTTTAAAAGCAGACCAAATATTTATTTTAGAAGATTTAATAAAGGCTTCAGCTGTATATTCAGCTAATAATGCAACTTATGCAATAGCAGAGTATGTAGGAAATGGAAGCATATTTAGCTTTGTTGCTAAAATGAATAGAAAATTGAAGGAATATGGTTTAGAAAATCAAATAAAATATCATACTCCTGCTGGTTTACCAACAAGAGTTACAAAACAACCTATGGATGAAGGAACAGCAAGAGGAATATATAAATTATCAATAGAAGCATTGAAATACAAAAAATATATTGAGATTGCAGGAATAAAAAGCACAAAAATCTATAATGGAAAAATATCTATAAGAAATAGAAACCATTTAATTGGAGAAAATGGAATATATGGAATAAAGACAGGTTTCCATAAGGAAGCAAAATATAATATAGCTGTTGCAAGTAAATTTGAAGATACTGATGTTATTATTGTAGTTATGGGTGGAGAAACATATAAGACAAGAGATGGAATAGTTCTTAGTGTTTTAGATATTTTAAATAATAATTACACTGTTAAAAACGGATTGATAAAAAGAAAGTAA
- the nifU gene encoding Fe-S cluster assembly scaffold protein NifU, translated as MQYTEKVMQHFMNPHNAGVIENPDGYGKVGNPSCGDIMEIFIKVDDDKISDVKFRTFGCASAIASSSISTDMIIGKTVDEALQVTNKAVVDALGGLPAVKMHCSVLAEEAIKMAIEDYISKRDAK; from the coding sequence ATGCAATATACAGAAAAAGTTATGCAACATTTTATGAACCCTCATAATGCAGGAGTAATTGAAAATCCAGATGGATATGGAAAAGTTGGAAACCCTTCTTGTGGAGATATAATGGAAATTTTTATTAAAGTTGATGATGATAAAATATCAGATGTAAAGTTTAGAACATTTGGTTGTGCATCAGCTATTGCAAGTTCTTCAATTTCAACTGATATGATTATAGGAAAAACAGTTGATGAAGCATTACAAGTTACTAATAAAGCTGTTGTTGATGCTTTAGGTGGATTACCAGCAGTTAAAATGCACTGTTCAGTTTTAGCAGAAGAAGCTATAAAAATGGCAATAGAAGATTATATATCAAAAAGAGATGCAAAATAG
- the nth gene encoding endonuclease III codes for MTKKEKVKKILVDLEKKFGTPKCALDFKTPFELLVAVILSAQCTDKRVNIVTEEMFKHVNTPEDFANMELEEIENYIKSTGFFRNKAKNIKKCSEQLLEKYNGEIPQDMDKLTELAGVGRKTANVVRGEVWGLADGITVDTHVKRLTNLIGLVNNEDPIKIELDLMKIVPKKSWIVFSHYLILHGRATCIARRPKCSECEISEYCNYGVKKLSNDN; via the coding sequence ATGACAAAAAAGGAAAAAGTAAAAAAAATATTAGTGGATTTGGAAAAGAAGTTTGGAACTCCAAAATGTGCTTTGGATTTCAAAACTCCTTTTGAACTTTTGGTAGCAGTTATACTCTCTGCACAATGTACAGATAAAAGGGTTAATATAGTTACAGAAGAAATGTTTAAACATGTAAATACACCAGAAGATTTTGCTAATATGGAATTAGAAGAAATTGAAAACTATATAAAAAGTACAGGTTTTTTTAGAAATAAAGCTAAGAATATAAAGAAATGTAGTGAGCAGTTATTAGAAAAATATAATGGAGAAATCCCACAGGATATGGATAAACTTACAGAATTAGCAGGAGTTGGAAGAAAAACTGCTAATGTTGTAAGAGGAGAAGTCTGGGGGCTTGCAGATGGGATAACTGTTGATACACATGTTAAAAGGCTTACGAACCTAATAGGACTTGTAAATAATGAAGATCCAATAAAAATTGAATTAGACTTAATGAAAATTGTTCCTAAAAAATCTTGGATAGTTTTTTCTCATTATTTAATTTTACATGGAAGAGCAACTTGTATTGCAAGAAGACCAAAGTGCTCAGAGTGTGAAATTTCTGAGTATTGCAACTATGGAGTAAAAAAATTATCGAATGATAACTAA
- a CDS encoding GNAT family N-acetyltransferase, producing MSRFKIRNMREEDIEIIYKNLHLDFVNKYFKNKKQQQKIHKNHNEWYKTHISSFDYSIYIFEDEENNFVAMTSYEILTDTAKVNIYLNKDYRNKKYSQEILSESINKFLNENKNIKFLQAYILEENIASKKLFENLGFIYDDKKEIYNDGLEYLILKKDTIQ from the coding sequence TTGTCTAGGTTCAAAATAAGAAATATGAGAGAAGAGGATATTGAAATTATTTACAAAAATTTGCATTTAGATTTTGTAAATAAATATTTCAAAAATAAGAAACAACAACAAAAGATACATAAAAATCATAATGAATGGTATAAAACTCATATATCTTCTTTTGATTATTCAATCTATATATTTGAAGATGAAGAAAATAATTTTGTAGCAATGACAAGTTATGAAATTTTAACTGATACTGCAAAAGTAAATATCTATTTGAATAAAGATTATAGAAATAAAAAATATTCACAAGAAATTTTATCTGAAAGTATAAATAAATTTTTAAATGAGAACAAAAATATAAAATTTCTTCAAGCATATATATTAGAAGAAAATATTGCTTCAAAAAAACTTTTTGAAAATTTAGGCTTTATATATGATGATAAGAAAGAAATTTATAATGATGGACTGGAATATTTAATATTAAAAAAGGATACGATACAATGA